One genomic region from Halorussus rarus encodes:
- a CDS encoding C2H2-type zinc finger protein codes for MGNREDPGERGRYVCEACGESFASETELRDHLNAVGLVE; via the coding sequence ATGGGGAACCGAGAGGATCCGGGAGAGCGTGGGCGGTACGTCTGCGAGGCGTGCGGGGAGTCGTTCGCTTCGGAGACCGAACTCCGCGACCACCTGAACGCCGTGGGGCTGGTGGAGTAG
- a CDS encoding Lrp/AsnC family transcriptional regulator encodes MVTAYVMVKANTGEADRLKGEILDVDGVVDAHIVAGDVDLVAKLDVETPADVKDIAADAIQGIRGVEGTQTYIAME; translated from the coding sequence ATGGTCACCGCGTACGTCATGGTCAAGGCGAACACGGGCGAGGCGGACAGGCTCAAGGGGGAGATCCTCGACGTCGACGGCGTGGTCGACGCCCACATCGTCGCGGGCGACGTCGACCTCGTCGCCAAGCTCGACGTCGAGACGCCCGCGGACGTGAAGGACATCGCGGCCGACGCCATCCAGGGCATCCGGGGCGTGGAGGGCACCCAGACCTACATCGCGATGGAGTGA
- a CDS encoding ABC transporter ATP-binding protein — protein MAEDLLRVRDLSTRFFTEDGQINAVESVDFDVRDGEVFGIVGESGSGKSVTALSVIDLVESPGRITSGEVWYRNPDLADEVRDDDPEAVDGDFVDVRRVPENVRRALRGPSFATIFQDPMSSLNPSLTVGEQIAEAVEVQRRARANPRSTRSRTQGYGLADLLTSTVLPSRSYVNEESRAEAIDLLEQVGIPDPAERAEEYPHEFSGGMLQRAMIAQALAGEPDLLVADEPTTALDVTIQAQILDLLRDLQEETGMSIVMITHNLGVIARMCDRVGVMYAGEIVERGTLADVFDDPVHPYTRGLLGSIPDLDDPAPRLQPIEGNVPDLYDEEMGDRCYFADRCPKAMEECQDHPPEFDTETGEPRDVKTPAGEHGVRCVLAQHEYDPSRALPDDYFEREADAESGRASDREEEVSADD, from the coding sequence ATGGCCGAAGATCTGCTGCGGGTCAGGGATCTCTCGACCCGCTTTTTCACCGAGGACGGCCAGATCAACGCGGTCGAGTCGGTCGACTTCGACGTGCGCGACGGCGAGGTGTTCGGCATCGTGGGCGAGTCGGGGTCGGGCAAGAGCGTGACAGCGCTGTCGGTCATCGACCTCGTGGAGTCGCCCGGCCGCATCACCAGCGGCGAGGTCTGGTACCGCAACCCCGACCTCGCCGACGAGGTCCGCGACGACGACCCCGAGGCCGTGGACGGCGACTTCGTGGACGTGCGCCGGGTGCCCGAGAACGTCCGGCGGGCGCTCCGCGGGCCGTCGTTCGCCACCATCTTCCAGGACCCGATGAGCAGCCTCAACCCCTCGCTGACCGTCGGCGAGCAGATCGCCGAGGCGGTCGAGGTCCAGCGCCGGGCGCGAGCGAACCCGCGGTCGACCCGGTCGCGCACGCAGGGGTACGGGCTGGCCGACCTGCTCACGAGCACCGTGCTTCCCTCGCGGAGCTACGTCAACGAGGAGAGCCGCGCCGAGGCGATCGACCTGCTCGAGCAGGTCGGCATCCCCGACCCGGCCGAGCGGGCCGAGGAGTACCCCCACGAGTTCTCGGGCGGGATGCTCCAGCGCGCGATGATCGCCCAGGCGCTCGCCGGCGAACCCGACCTACTGGTCGCAGACGAGCCGACCACCGCGCTCGACGTCACCATCCAGGCCCAGATTCTCGACCTCCTCCGGGACCTCCAGGAGGAGACCGGGATGAGCATCGTGATGATCACCCACAACCTCGGGGTCATCGCCCGGATGTGCGACCGGGTCGGCGTGATGTACGCCGGCGAGATCGTCGAGCGCGGCACGCTGGCCGACGTGTTCGACGATCCGGTCCACCCCTACACGCGGGGGCTGCTCGGGTCGATTCCCGACCTCGACGACCCCGCGCCCCGGCTCCAGCCCATCGAGGGCAACGTGCCGGACCTCTACGACGAGGAGATGGGCGACCGGTGCTACTTCGCCGACCGGTGCCCGAAGGCGATGGAGGAGTGCCAGGACCACCCGCCGGAGTTTGACACCGAAACCGGCGAACCGCGGGACGTGAAGACGCCGGCCGGCGAGCACGGCGTCCGGTGCGTCCTCGCACAGCACGAGTACGACCCCTCGCGGGCGCTGCCCGACGACTACTTCGAGCGGGAGGCCGACGCCGAATCGGGCCGGGCGTCCGACCGCGAAGAGGAGGTGAGCGCGGATGACTGA
- a CDS encoding ABC transporter ATP-binding protein — translation MTDDPLIRVENLEKYYYERDSLTDRLLGREPESVKAVDGVSFEVREGETLGLVGESGCGKSTTGETLLDLREPTGGAVYFDGENVFERDDLTEFRERAQVVFQDPFSSLDPRMTAGEIVREPLDVHGVGTKDDRNERVAALMERVGLSAGQVDRYPHEFSGGQRQRIGIARALALEPDFIVCDEPVSALDVSVQAQILNLLEDLQEEFGLTYLFIAHDLSVVRHISDRVAVMYLGEIVEVGPVDEIFESPGHPYTEALLESVPRADTGEQGREVETLSGDVPSPRDPPSGCRFHTRCPHAREVCAEADPEDYEVDADADHRAACFRRASDHEYWSSPPLDVDERTAGTAADD, via the coding sequence ATGACTGACGACCCGCTGATCCGCGTCGAGAACCTGGAGAAGTACTACTACGAGCGCGACAGTCTCACCGACCGGCTGCTCGGCCGGGAACCCGAGAGCGTCAAGGCGGTCGACGGCGTGAGCTTCGAGGTCCGCGAGGGCGAGACGCTCGGGCTCGTCGGCGAGTCGGGCTGCGGCAAGTCCACGACGGGCGAGACCCTGCTCGACCTCCGCGAGCCGACCGGCGGCGCGGTGTACTTCGACGGGGAGAACGTCTTCGAGCGCGACGACCTCACGGAGTTCCGCGAGCGCGCGCAGGTCGTCTTCCAGGACCCGTTCTCCAGCCTCGACCCGCGGATGACCGCGGGCGAGATCGTGCGCGAACCGCTCGACGTCCACGGCGTCGGGACGAAGGACGACCGGAACGAGCGCGTGGCGGCGCTGATGGAGCGGGTCGGCCTGTCAGCCGGCCAGGTCGACCGCTACCCCCACGAGTTCTCGGGCGGCCAGCGCCAGCGCATCGGCATCGCCCGGGCGCTCGCGCTCGAACCGGACTTCATCGTCTGCGACGAGCCGGTGTCGGCGCTCGACGTGAGCGTGCAGGCCCAGATTCTCAATCTGCTGGAGGACCTTCAGGAGGAGTTCGGGCTGACCTACCTGTTCATCGCCCACGACCTCAGCGTGGTCCGGCACATCTCCGACCGGGTCGCCGTGATGTACCTCGGCGAGATCGTCGAGGTCGGCCCGGTCGACGAGATCTTCGAGAGTCCGGGGCATCCGTACACCGAGGCGCTGCTGGAGAGCGTCCCGCGGGCCGACACCGGCGAGCAGGGTCGCGAGGTCGAGACGCTGTCGGGCGACGTCCCCTCGCCGCGGGACCCGCCATCGGGCTGTCGGTTCCACACGCGCTGTCCGCACGCCCGCGAGGTCTGCGCGGAGGCGGACCCCGAGGACTACGAGGTCGACGCCGACGCCGACCACCGGGCGGCCTGCTTCCGTCGAGCCAGCGACCACGAGTACTGGTCGAGCCCGCCGCTCGACGTCGACGAGCGGACGGCCGGGACCGCCGCGGACGACTGA
- a CDS encoding peptidylprolyl isomerase, whose protein sequence is MADDLTATLHTNRGDIEVRLFDERAPTTVENFVNLAKHDPAANDDPAPDTTTWEDPESGETRGDALYEDVAFHRVIEDFMVQGGDPTETGRGGPGYEFEDEFHEELRHDDAGKLSMANSGPDTNGSQFFITLDAQPHLDDRHAVFGEVTDGMDVVEEIGSLQTDANDRPTEEAVLESVEIHD, encoded by the coding sequence ATGGCAGACGATCTGACCGCGACGCTCCACACGAACCGCGGCGACATCGAGGTTCGACTGTTCGACGAGCGGGCGCCGACCACCGTCGAGAACTTCGTCAACCTGGCGAAGCACGACCCGGCCGCGAACGACGACCCCGCGCCCGACACCACCACCTGGGAGGACCCCGAGTCCGGCGAGACTCGCGGGGACGCGCTGTACGAGGACGTCGCCTTCCACCGGGTCATCGAGGATTTCATGGTTCAGGGCGGCGACCCGACCGAGACCGGTCGCGGCGGTCCCGGCTACGAGTTCGAGGACGAGTTCCACGAGGAGCTCCGCCACGACGACGCGGGCAAGCTCTCGATGGCCAACAGCGGCCCCGACACCAACGGCTCGCAGTTCTTCATCACGCTCGACGCCCAGCCGCACCTCGACGACCGCCACGCCGTGTTCGGCGAGGTCACCGACGGGATGGACGTGGTCGAGGAGATCGGCTCGCTGCAGACCGACGCCAACGACCGGCCGACCGAGGAGGCGGTGCTGGAGTCCGTCGAGATCCACGACTAG
- a CDS encoding ABC transporter permease — MLDDLLARLGSVFWNGLRKGVSPRTVRNLRKELRSSALAKLGIVVVVAIVLVALFAPLLAPHNPTNQHLDQSQLPPLGFSKTTTQTSSEMVNGSIEVVNETVTVSATPKYPLGTDALGRGMLSRVIYGARTSLLVGLFGTVIAGTVGVTVGLVAGYYGGKIDDALMRSADVMLAFPSLVLAVALVGLFGRAVVQLPDPLVVAGVAPNMPETFALPGTVIIVVGLVNWVWFARVARGEALSVEGQEYVKAARSVGADDGFIIRKHILPNSVTPILVLATIQIAAIILLESALSFLGFSGTSLSWGFDIAQGRDYLASSWWISTVPGMAIVLTVIGINLVGDWLRDALDPGIEGEGGGV, encoded by the coding sequence ATGCTCGACGACCTCCTCGCGCGGCTCGGCAGCGTCTTCTGGAACGGCCTTCGGAAGGGGGTCTCGCCCCGGACGGTCCGAAACCTTCGGAAGGAGCTCCGCAGCAGCGCGCTGGCGAAGCTGGGCATCGTCGTCGTGGTCGCCATCGTTCTGGTGGCGCTGTTCGCGCCGCTGCTGGCGCCCCACAACCCCACGAACCAGCACCTCGACCAGTCGCAGCTGCCGCCGCTCGGGTTCTCCAAGACCACGACCCAGACCAGTTCGGAAATGGTCAACGGCTCGATCGAGGTCGTCAACGAGACGGTCACGGTCTCGGCCACGCCGAAGTACCCGCTCGGGACCGACGCGCTCGGCAGGGGGATGCTCTCGCGGGTCATCTACGGCGCGCGGACCTCGCTGCTGGTGGGGCTGTTCGGCACGGTCATCGCGGGGACGGTCGGCGTGACCGTTGGGCTGGTCGCGGGCTACTACGGCGGGAAGATCGACGACGCGCTGATGCGGAGCGCCGACGTCATGCTCGCGTTCCCGTCGCTGGTGCTGGCGGTCGCGCTGGTCGGGCTGTTCGGACGGGCGGTGGTCCAGCTTCCCGATCCGCTCGTGGTGGCCGGCGTCGCGCCGAACATGCCCGAGACGTTCGCGTTACCGGGGACGGTCATCATCGTCGTGGGGCTGGTCAACTGGGTGTGGTTCGCCCGGGTGGCCCGCGGCGAGGCGCTGTCGGTCGAGGGCCAGGAGTACGTCAAGGCCGCCCGGTCGGTGGGTGCCGACGACGGGTTCATCATCCGCAAGCACATCCTGCCCAACAGCGTCACGCCCATCCTGGTGCTGGCGACCATCCAGATCGCGGCCATCATCCTGCTCGAATCGGCGCTCTCGTTCCTCGGATTCTCGGGGACGAGCCTCTCGTGGGGCTTCGACATCGCGCAGGGCCGGGACTATCTGGCCTCCTCGTGGTGGATATCGACGGTACCGGGCATGGCCATCGTGCTGACGGTCATCGGCATCAACCTGGTCGGCGACTGGCTCCGGGACGCGCTCGACCCCGGCATCGAGGGCGAGGGAGGTGGCGTCTGA
- a CDS encoding DUF7344 domain-containing protein: MSQDHNRGTPSPPHVSEKDVLPVDSDSESLDVVFRALSDHRRRCLCHYLARSDEPMRVDELAELLAASMTEKTRAVLTSAEIEKTRAEVLQMHLPKLSEAGIVDHDSGEGVVRLVDSPGLVDTLQAAGGVDLQ; the protein is encoded by the coding sequence ATGAGCCAGGATCACAACCGGGGGACGCCGTCCCCACCGCACGTTTCGGAGAAGGACGTACTGCCGGTCGACAGCGACAGCGAGTCGCTCGACGTGGTGTTCCGGGCGCTCTCGGACCACCGGCGTCGGTGCCTCTGTCACTACCTCGCGCGGAGCGACGAGCCGATGCGGGTCGACGAGCTCGCCGAACTGCTGGCCGCGTCGATGACCGAGAAGACCCGCGCCGTGCTCACGTCCGCCGAGATCGAGAAGACGAGAGCCGAGGTCCTCCAGATGCACCTCCCGAAGCTGTCGGAGGCCGGCATCGTGGACCACGACAGCGGCGAGGGGGTCGTCCGCCTCGTCGACTCGCCCGGCCTCGTCGACACGCTCCAGGCGGCCGGCGGCGTGGACCTGCAGTAG
- a CDS encoding ABC transporter permease gives MAIGRFLLKRSAQGVFVVWGVVTVVFGLRYVTPGNPITFVAPLDASQQLRQQIARELGLTRPFYVQYFDYIAGLVQGDMGYSYIRGVEASGLIFARLPATVELAVAASIVAVALSIPLGVVSATRRHEPADYAATGFSLVGISTPNFWLGIMLVLVLAVQFGLFPTSRRGIGFLPAVAMLFTEFRISGLVNWLAHITLPAITLGTYFTALITRLTRSGMLDELGKPYVRASRAKGLPETLVRYKHALRNTLIPVITVLGLQLGTLIGGAVITEAVFAWPGLGTLLIGAINARDWPLIQGSLIVIGVGFVLINILVDSLYAYINPQVVH, from the coding sequence ATGGCGATTGGACGGTTCCTGCTGAAACGCAGCGCGCAGGGCGTGTTCGTCGTCTGGGGCGTCGTGACCGTGGTGTTCGGCCTGCGGTACGTAACGCCGGGCAACCCGATCACGTTCGTCGCACCGCTTGACGCCAGCCAGCAGCTACGCCAGCAGATCGCCCGGGAACTCGGGCTGACCAGGCCGTTCTACGTCCAGTACTTCGACTACATCGCGGGGCTGGTCCAGGGCGACATGGGCTACTCGTACATCCGGGGGGTCGAGGCGAGCGGCCTCATCTTCGCCCGGCTCCCGGCCACGGTCGAACTGGCCGTGGCCGCGAGCATCGTCGCGGTCGCGCTCTCGATTCCGCTCGGGGTCGTCTCGGCGACCCGGCGACACGAGCCGGCCGACTACGCCGCGACCGGCTTCTCGCTGGTCGGCATCTCGACGCCGAACTTCTGGCTGGGCATCATGCTGGTGCTGGTACTGGCGGTCCAGTTCGGGCTGTTCCCGACCAGCCGGCGCGGCATCGGCTTCCTGCCGGCGGTGGCGATGCTGTTCACCGAGTTCCGGATCTCCGGGCTGGTGAACTGGCTCGCCCACATCACGCTCCCGGCCATCACGCTGGGCACCTACTTCACCGCGCTCATCACCCGACTCACCCGCAGCGGGATGCTCGACGAGCTCGGCAAGCCCTACGTTAGGGCCTCGCGGGCGAAGGGGCTGCCCGAGACGCTGGTCCGGTACAAGCACGCGCTCCGGAACACGCTGATTCCGGTCATCACGGTGCTGGGACTCCAGCTCGGGACGCTCATCGGCGGCGCGGTCATCACCGAGGCCGTCTTCGCGTGGCCCGGGCTCGGTACCCTCCTCATCGGCGCCATCAACGCGCGCGACTGGCCGCTGATTCAGGGGTCGCTCATCGTCATCGGCGTCGGGTTCGTCCTCATCAACATCCTGGTGGACTCGCTGTACGCCTACATCAACCCGCAGGTGGTCCACTGA
- a CDS encoding ABC transporter substrate-binding protein, with product MGENNDATRRSVLKAVGGAAAAAAATGAASGQETTTSGSGGQETTTSGGDLPDDFPVTITQGQMPTTLDPQNHRSTPTDNVVLHAYEGLLGRDQQGKIVQKLATGYERQEPGRVRFQIREGVTFHEGGQLTPEDVAFSINRVVQQDVSIASPQADQLAGVTGAQVVDGQRAVDVMSDGINPIVFSLFATYCDIMQKSWVQERSSSEVAQQMNGTGPFVLEQYQSDVLVRFSRNEDYWRRPPAVTQLTFRAATESSTRVNQLLEGESDVIVNVPPQAIGRVRNANSARVSAAPSTRIIYNAMKYNVEPFSSVEFRRAMNYAVNLQSIIENVLSGFADPTGQPTLEGFFGYNPDTSLYPHDPAQAEQLVEESGHAGASITLHTPVGRYLKDVEIAQAVANQIDQLSNVSCSVRQRDFATLAGELTDGNIETGPDFYLIGWGNATFDASQTIIPLLTCDGALTSYCNEQVDQQMDQAQSQANQDQRDQTLQQVNQTLHDQAPWIYLNRQYSVYGVRNRIQWQARRDERIDAYAMEPADGQ from the coding sequence ATGGGGGAGAACAACGACGCGACCAGGCGGTCAGTTCTGAAAGCAGTGGGCGGTGCGGCGGCGGCCGCCGCCGCGACGGGTGCAGCGAGCGGACAGGAGACCACGACGTCGGGGAGCGGCGGGCAGGAAACCACGACGTCGGGCGGCGACCTGCCCGACGACTTCCCGGTCACCATCACGCAGGGCCAGATGCCGACGACGCTCGACCCGCAGAACCACCGGTCGACGCCGACCGATAACGTGGTCCTGCACGCTTACGAAGGGCTGCTCGGTCGCGACCAACAGGGCAAGATCGTCCAGAAGCTGGCGACCGGGTACGAGCGCCAGGAGCCGGGGCGGGTGCGGTTCCAGATCCGGGAGGGCGTCACGTTCCACGAGGGCGGCCAGCTCACGCCCGAGGACGTGGCGTTCAGCATCAACCGCGTCGTCCAGCAGGACGTGAGCATCGCGAGCCCGCAGGCCGACCAGCTCGCGGGGGTCACGGGCGCCCAGGTGGTCGACGGCCAGCGCGCGGTGGACGTGATGTCCGACGGCATCAACCCCATCGTATTCTCGCTGTTCGCCACCTACTGCGACATCATGCAGAAGTCGTGGGTCCAGGAGCGCTCGAGCTCCGAGGTCGCCCAGCAGATGAACGGCACCGGGCCCTTCGTGCTCGAACAGTACCAGTCCGACGTCCTGGTCCGGTTCTCGCGCAACGAGGACTACTGGCGCCGGCCGCCAGCGGTCACTCAGCTGACGTTCCGGGCGGCCACGGAGTCGAGCACCCGAGTCAACCAGCTTCTGGAGGGTGAGAGCGACGTCATCGTCAACGTCCCGCCCCAGGCGATCGGCCGGGTCAGGAACGCGAACAGCGCACGGGTGAGCGCCGCGCCGAGCACGCGCATCATCTACAACGCGATGAAGTACAACGTCGAGCCGTTCTCCAGCGTGGAGTTCCGGCGGGCGATGAACTACGCGGTGAACCTCCAGAGCATCATCGAGAACGTGCTGTCGGGCTTCGCGGACCCGACCGGCCAGCCCACCCTCGAGGGGTTCTTCGGGTACAACCCCGACACGAGCCTCTACCCGCACGACCCGGCGCAGGCCGAACAGCTCGTCGAGGAGAGCGGCCACGCCGGCGCGTCGATCACGCTCCACACGCCGGTCGGCCGCTACCTCAAGGACGTCGAGATCGCCCAGGCGGTCGCCAACCAGATCGACCAGCTCTCGAACGTCTCGTGTTCGGTCCGTCAGCGGGACTTCGCGACCCTCGCGGGCGAGCTCACCGACGGGAACATCGAGACCGGGCCGGACTTCTACCTCATCGGCTGGGGGAACGCGACGTTCGACGCGAGCCAGACCATCATCCCGCTGCTGACCTGCGACGGGGCGCTCACGTCCTACTGCAACGAGCAGGTCGACCAGCAGATGGACCAGGCCCAGAGCCAGGCCAACCAGGACCAGCGAGACCAGACGCTCCAGCAGGTCAACCAGACGCTCCACGACCAGGCGCCCTGGATCTACCTCAACCGTCAGTACAGCGTCTACGGCGTGCGCAACCGGATCCAGTGGCAGGCCCGGCGCGACGAGCGCATCGACGCCTACGCCATGGAGCCGGCGGACGGCCAGTAA
- a CDS encoding DUF5813 family protein has translation MTDERVERAFREHPDFEPTDDGEFETPAKPFENVVTVEEDGDSRRYEVVVRTPMLDAAVEGETVADVVEDGWFETLELRLEDAHTVAEADDAEPPAIEREGDEAVVTVEFASSDPERAVEDALAIAEYVEGTWVQGIIPGYDYREPAAGLRERARQNYDDDGGRGDGNGGGESGPSGPSGGSGGTPL, from the coding sequence ATGACCGACGAGCGAGTCGAACGTGCGTTCCGAGAGCATCCGGACTTCGAGCCGACCGACGACGGGGAGTTCGAGACGCCCGCTAAGCCCTTCGAGAACGTCGTCACCGTCGAGGAAGATGGCGACTCCCGACGGTACGAGGTGGTCGTTCGGACCCCGATGCTCGACGCCGCAGTCGAGGGCGAGACTGTCGCCGACGTGGTGGAGGACGGCTGGTTCGAGACGCTGGAGCTCCGGCTGGAGGACGCCCACACCGTGGCCGAGGCCGACGACGCCGAGCCGCCGGCGATAGAGCGCGAGGGCGACGAGGCGGTCGTCACCGTCGAGTTCGCGTCGTCCGACCCCGAGCGGGCCGTCGAGGACGCGCTGGCGATCGCCGAGTACGTCGAGGGGACCTGGGTCCAGGGCATCATCCCAGGGTACGACTACCGCGAACCCGCCGCGGGCCTGCGCGAGCGCGCCCGGCAGAACTACGACGACGATGGCGGTCGGGGCGACGGCAACGGCGGCGGCGAGTCCGGACCGAGCGGACCGTCCGGCGGGTCCGGGGGCACCCCGCTGTAA
- a CDS encoding reverse transcriptase-like protein, with the protein MAVHGRSSPLRALFDESPTPHIAHPPRTHHRDFYVATDGSYDLRSGDGGLGAIIETRDGERVARLSIPDETVADNNIAEYRALHLGLDVLAARAPSGCRVGVLVDHDDLAANVNSAALATRRTDHTPPRELTVPTAGRNHWRGIRARICRFGELRAAVLDSGQNPAHALANDPEEYAHVNRETDRCLLPERPASSEAQIPPPSRADRRASDSRASD; encoded by the coding sequence ATGGCCGTTCACGGCCGTTCCTCCCCACTTCGGGCACTGTTCGACGAATCGCCCACGCCCCACATCGCCCACCCGCCGCGGACGCACCACCGCGATTTCTACGTCGCCACCGACGGTTCCTACGACCTCCGGAGCGGCGACGGCGGACTGGGCGCCATCATCGAAACGCGCGACGGCGAGCGGGTCGCCCGCCTCTCGATTCCCGACGAGACCGTCGCCGACAACAACATCGCGGAGTACCGCGCGCTCCACCTCGGTCTCGACGTCCTGGCGGCCCGCGCGCCGTCGGGGTGTCGCGTCGGGGTCCTGGTCGACCACGACGACCTCGCCGCGAACGTCAACAGCGCGGCGCTGGCGACGCGTCGGACCGACCACACGCCCCCGCGGGAGCTGACGGTGCCGACCGCCGGCAGGAACCACTGGCGGGGCATCCGGGCCCGAATCTGTCGGTTCGGCGAACTCCGGGCCGCCGTCCTCGACAGCGGACAGAATCCCGCCCACGCGCTGGCGAACGACCCCGAGGAGTACGCCCACGTCAACCGCGAGACCGACCGGTGTCTCCTGCCCGAGCGCCCGGCGTCGAGCGAGGCCCAGATTCCGCCGCCGTCCCGGGCCGACCGCCGGGCGAGCGACTCCCGGGCCAGCGACTGA